CAGCTATTCGAATCGTACTAAATCCGTATAGAGCAATGTTTAACGAAGATATAATGCTGCAGATCGCTGAGATGGTAGATTCAGGCATCCTCGTTGTTTGCCAAAACCGGATTGTTTACCAAAATCAAACAGCCAACGCACTGCTAAACCAGTTTCAGCACCCTCTACGTGCTGGAGACGTTTTTTTCACAAAAGATATCTCCATCCCAAAAGAAAAAATACGCAGCTGGCAACGAGCAATGGCTGCAGGAGAACTTTGGAATGACAATTTGGAGATTAACCTCGGAGCTAAAAAGACAGTTGTAGAGGTTAAAGCAAAATCTACCGATGGAAAATATGGGAAGCATGGCTCTTACATATTTACCCTACAAGATATCACAGAAAAAGAATCGTCCTCTTCAAACTTCCTTTCGCATATCATGGATAATGCCCCATTTATGCTTGTAGAGTGGGATGAGGATGGAAGAATCTGCTACGTCAACAAGTCGCTGAAACGGTTTATTGGCCTAGAGTCAGAAGAGTTGGTTGGCCGATCGTTTCATGAATTCATGCCCGATCATGTAACCAAACGGATAAATAGGCATTTCAAAAAACTGAAGAAAGAGGGTGGATACACCATTTCCGAAAGCCGGCTTCTAACTGAGGAGAAAGACCGGTTGGCCTTTTGGATGAATGCGCAAACAACGGCCAAAAGAGGCAAGGATCATTTCTTTACCGTTGGTATTGATATCACGGATCGGAATATTGAAGATAACGAGCACGTCATCCTGCGAAAGCAGTGCAACGTGTTGGCCGAAAACCTAAGACATCCGCTTTTTATCCTCAACAGAAACCTTGAGGTTACCTTTGCCAACGACTTCGCCGTTCAATGGTTCGAATCAAAAGGCTATAAAAAAGAAAAGCCTAACAGCGGTATTCTGTTTGACCTATCCGCACATCCCAAAGCCCCCGAGTACAGGGATGCCTTCAAGCAGAACCTCCAAGATTTAAGATCTAAAATATTCTTCGAGAACAACGAGATATTCGAACGCTCATTCCTTCCGCTTATAATCGATAACGAAATCACCAGCGTTATCATTGAACATCGGAGGGTAAACGGATTTAGGCGGGAGCTTATGCTGCTAGACATCGAAGGAGAGATGCCGCAATCCATTATCGAAATGGCAAAGGTTTGCATAGTTCGGCTAAACGAAGAGATGAAGATCACCTATGCCAATTCGGAGTTCGCCTCGCTCCTACAATACCAGCCCTTGGAGTTAATTGGAACCTACATTCCCGATATTATTGTTTCCGAGCACAGAGAGGCCTCAATTGCCCGATTCGCCGAATTTAAATCAGGAACAGCATCTTACTACCACGAGGACGCCGAGATATACCGGAAAGATGGGAATACCATTTGGGTAGAGGTACTAATTTCGGGGGTTAGAAGTGCTGATGGCTCCTTCGCCTCCTTAACCGCAACGCTAAACGATATTACTAAAAGAAAGAAAAGGGAAGCCGAGCTGAAAAGCCAGCTCATTCAGAGTAAAAAGGTGAAGAATAATATGGATAAGTTCTATTCCATTATTGGACACGACCTGAAAAACCCTTTTATAACCACCAAGCTAATATCCGAAAACCTGCTGCTGCATGTCGAAAAGCAGAACGATACAAAATCAGCCAAATACCTAAAAGACATTACCTACCTGGCAGAAGAAGGCCTAAACCTGCTGGACAACCTAGTGTCGTGGACCAAAAGCGTAATAGAGGGCTTCGACTACCAACCCTCCTACTTCAGCTTACGACGCCTTTGCTCCGATGTCGAAAAGCAGCTCATCATAACATCTCAAATCAAGGGAATAACCCTTGCCAATGAGGTAAGCGAGGACATTCGGATATTTGCCGATCGTAATATGCTAAAAACGGTAATCAGAAATCTGGTATCCAACTCCATAAAGTACAGCCATAACGGCGGGGTTGTTACCATAAGCGCCGAAACAAAAGCCGATACGACTGTAATTGCCGTTTCCGATAATGGAACTGGCATAGACGCAAGCATCATTCCTCATCTCCTAGAAATTAATCCTAAGAAGCCCCGAAACCCCGAGAGTAAAACAAGTACTGGAATTGGGCTACTAATCTGCAACCATTTTGTTGAAAGGCATGGTGGACATATCTCTGTAGAAAGCGCGTTAGGCCGTGGCACTACAGTTAGCGTCGAACTAAAGAATTAGAAAAAAGAAAAGCATCTCTCACGAGGTGCTTTTCTTATTTGACTGTTGGTTATAAAAGGGAATTATTAAAAAAAGGGAATTATTAAAAACCTTGATTGCTTTATTAGGGCTACAAAAGTAGCAGCAGCACCTGCAACAGGTTAAGTAATTTTCGGTACGTAACATTACGTTGCTTTTTTACCATATCAATTAACATCCCATAAATACCTTATAGATTGCAATCTACCCTAGGCTTAACCTATCATTCTCGTTCCTTTACAAGTCCTTTTACCTGTACACTTTAACAGAATTAACGTCCAAAAACTCAGATACATCCTCTATTGGGTAATTTTTAACTAACACTCCTGTTACCTCAACTTTTGTATTGTTGTAGTCCTTCAGATCAACCGTGCTACTCGTTAGCGCATACAAGGTTTTTCCATCGTCAGTAGCTAGAATGTGCGTACCATACATGTAGTAGGTACTCCCGGCATCCTTTATGGTACCTACAGCAGTCTTCCTATCAAGATTATCGTCCTCCTTCTTGCAGGCAATACAGCAAACAAGCATGATAAAAACAAAAAGTAAGCGTTTCATATTTTACAGATTCTTAATTAAACATTTCGTAAGTTACTAACATGGTCAACAATTTTGTCACACCCAACTCACTTAATATAAAAGAGTAAGCACATACAAACAGAACCCATTTCAACAAATCTAGCGATTGTACCAATAAAAAAAGGTTACATATAAATAAACGACGTTTCACTAAAGAAAAACCCTATAGGAATTTCCCATAAAAGAAGGTTCTATAACGAATAGAGTGGGTAGTATCGATGATTTTACCTCCTTCCCAGTGAAGCCATTCAACCCTTTCGGGGTTATTTCCATCTTCCAACCTAATTCCCCGAGTTTCACTCGGGGCTATTAAAGTTAAAGCCCTTACGGGCTTCAAGTCGTAGTGATGATAGATAGATTATATGCTAATACGGAGCGTTATCGCACAATGGAGGGTAAGCTACAATCCGAAAGGATTGAATGCTAATAGCCCCGCATGCAATGCGGGGAAACAGCATCCAGCATAATCACAACTGCGGCGCGGTTGAATAGCGAGCAAAAAAGAGAACATCACCCACATAAAACGTTATAGAGCCTAAAAGAGCAGATTATATAACGAATAAGGCAAATTAGGAGGCTGTGCCAATTTCTTTATCGTAGCACCACCATACAAGCTGCCGATCTCTTGTGGCAACAGCAAAAAAAAGGTCCGAGCTGCTACGGTAGCGCCCGGACCTTTCTTCATTTTATTACTGTTGTAACGAGATTTGTGCCGGTACGCTAGAATATGAAGTTGAACGAAGCATCGAGGCTTAGACCTCTCAGCTCCTTGTTGTGCGAGAAGGGGATAAAGTAGCTGGCCTTGGTATCCACCAAGACATACTTGTTCTTGAAGAGCTCCACGCCCACCGATGGCGCCACGTAGCAGAAGTTCGACTTGGAATCTTTTCCCGTAGCGTACACGTAGCCCAGGTTGTAGCCCGAATAAAGGTTTAAGAAGCGACGATCGCCACGGCCAAAGTGACGAGTGTAGAAATCCTGCCCAAATCCGAACAAGAACATCTCCGAATAGGCAGTTAAGTCATCCTGCGATGCACCAACGCTCTTGTAGGCGCCGGTGTACACGAAACTCTTGCCGCGGGTAAAGAGGTACTTCAGGAAGTAGCCCTGGTAGTGGTCGTACGACACTCCCTGCTTGGGCGACTCAATGAAAAGATACGAGTACTGGAAGCCGGGCATGTTCACAAAGGCAATCCGGGTGTTGTCGGGGGTGGTAACCTCGTCGTTAACCGACAGGTTAACTAGGTAGCCGTCGCCTTTCTTGCTCAACCCCAGCTGCGACTTGCTGTTCTCGTAAATTTGCTCGTCGATGCCCTTCAGCTCCTGCCAAAGCGTAAGGAAGCTCTCGGAGGTGCTATCCACCTTGGCCATCATCTTGGCGCACGACTCCCTCTTCTGCTGCAGGTGCTGCCCTTCGAGCTTAAACTCCTGCATACGCTCCTCGCCGTTCGAGGCATTCACCTCCTTGGAGAGCACCTTGCCCAGGGTGCCGAGCATCAGCTCGAACTGACGGTACTGATCGCTGTTAAAGTTAGCCTCCACCGTTAGGCTTTTCAGCCCCTCGTCCTGACGGAGCACCTTAATGTGCTGCTCGCCGATAAGCAGATTAACCTTGGCCTTGGCCCCGGCAAAGTCGATAGCCGACACGCTTACCGTTACGCTGGTGGAGGCGTATGCTGGCACATCTTCCGCATCCGTAGCATCAATTTGGCCAACAGCAGCGCCCGACAGTAATAGCAGCGCGCTAAAAAATAGAATTTTCATACACTTCGGTTTTTTGGTGATAATACTACTACCGATGCGCACCGCACATGCGGGCATCGGGATTCAGCCTTCTATTAAGGTGCGCAAAGATGGCGTTTTTTTCGGGCTTTCGGAAAGTAGTTCAGTGTTTACGCCATTAATGGGATGCGACACAGGGACGAACGAGATTTGCACTAGCATGATTAATGCGATCTACACAGATTCCATTTATCGAAACCCGAAACGCCTACAGGACATTTATGGAAACTCCAATCGGTTCCCAAAAGATGAAGTTCTATTGTAGGATTTGTACTTTGAATAGGGCCAACCAACAACGCAGACCGGAAACTTTTCAAATAGATAAGGGTGAGGCAAAAGACTCACCCTTATGCAGGGGAAACTTTCCCACATCCCTGTTCTCTACTTTTTCGTTAGCACATCAAGCTTTTTTCTTATCGTCGGAAGCTCTTTAATGGATAATGCTTTTGTATAGCAAGCGACTGCCTTTTCGAGTTTGCCGGTTACCGAGTAGTAATCGCCCATAGCATCGTGCACGCTGTAGCTGTTGGGGTAGTTTCTAACATTTGCACTAAATACCAGCTCGCTCTCCTTAAGCCTCCGCTGCCCCAAGAGAGCGTATCCCAAACCACTAGCCATCATCTCGGGGAAGCAGATGGTGTAGCCTAGATTCTTGGAGATAACCTCATAGTGATTCTCAATCCGCTTCAGCGTCTCTTCGCTAAAGGTCATGAAGTCTTCGGGGGTAAGGTTTAGCGTATAGTAATCGAAGATGGAGTGCAGCGCATCGTACTCCGCTATCAGCGGAACTGTGGTGTGGCTTTCGTCGCTGTAGTACTTAGAAGCATACTTCAGATGGTTTGCCTGGTTCTG
This window of the uncultured Acetobacteroides sp. genome carries:
- a CDS encoding PAS domain S-box protein, yielding MFNEDIMLQIAEMVDSGILVVCQNRIVYQNQTANALLNQFQHPLRAGDVFFTKDISIPKEKIRSWQRAMAAGELWNDNLEINLGAKKTVVEVKAKSTDGKYGKHGSYIFTLQDITEKESSSSNFLSHIMDNAPFMLVEWDEDGRICYVNKSLKRFIGLESEELVGRSFHEFMPDHVTKRINRHFKKLKKEGGYTISESRLLTEEKDRLAFWMNAQTTAKRGKDHFFTVGIDITDRNIEDNEHVILRKQCNVLAENLRHPLFILNRNLEVTFANDFAVQWFESKGYKKEKPNSGILFDLSAHPKAPEYRDAFKQNLQDLRSKIFFENNEIFERSFLPLIIDNEITSVIIEHRRVNGFRRELMLLDIEGEMPQSIIEMAKVCIVRLNEEMKITYANSEFASLLQYQPLELIGTYIPDIIVSEHREASIARFAEFKSGTASYYHEDAEIYRKDGNTIWVEVLISGVRSADGSFASLTATLNDITKRKKREAELKSQLIQSKKVKNNMDKFYSIIGHDLKNPFITTKLISENLLLHVEKQNDTKSAKYLKDITYLAEEGLNLLDNLVSWTKSVIEGFDYQPSYFSLRRLCSDVEKQLIITSQIKGITLANEVSEDIRIFADRNMLKTVIRNLVSNSIKYSHNGGVVTISAETKADTTVIAVSDNGTGIDASIIPHLLEINPKKPRNPESKTSTGIGLLICNHFVERHGGHISVESALGRGTTVSVELKN